The Mytilus trossulus isolate FHL-02 chromosome 3, PNRI_Mtr1.1.1.hap1, whole genome shotgun sequence genome contains a region encoding:
- the LOC134710567 gene encoding glutaredoxin-related protein 5, mitochondrial-like: MNRLLRSTVSLLNTENRSTYCRLLAYYSQNTGSKEHIDGLVKDKKVVLFMKGTPDQPMCGFSRLVVQCLNMHGVEFKAHNVLQDESLRQGIKDYSNWPTIPQVYLNGEFIGGSDVLVEMHKNGELVDELQKIGIRSALLDHKDSS; the protein is encoded by the exons ATGAATCGACTACTACGATCTACAGTGTCCTTGCTTAATACCGAGAACAGGTCAACATATTGTAGACTTCTTGCATATTATTCACAAAATACTGGAAGCAAAGAACACATTGACGGTCTTGTCAAAGAcaaaaaagttgttttattcATGAAGGGCACCCCTGATCAGCCCATGTGTGGCTTTAGTAGATTGGTAGTGCAGTGTCTAAATATGCATGGTGTTGAATTCAAAGCACATAATGTTCTTCAAGATGAAAGTTTGAGACaag gAATAAAAGATTACAGTAACTGGCCAACCATACCTCAGGTTTATTTAAATGGTGAATTTATTGGAGGTTCTGATGTGTTGGTGGAGATGCACAAAAATGGAGAACTTGTGGATGAATTGCAGAAAATTGGAATCCGATCGGCTTTGTTAGATCATAAAGACAGTTCTTGA
- the LOC134710570 gene encoding uncharacterized protein LOC134710570: MTEKSEIIQQLHIAVENDRTDILRAFISTIEQNDDHNQVISNVLNNCYHDDGTLLHVASKLGKIDVVRTLLSSGSDPGIHNSHGKTAVDLAATHNITKVFNEELLQAAAQSNVGRICQLLAAGVDVNLYDSEESKSTPLHWAASFANRDIIQCLCARGADVNQINSQGYTPLHDAIKRGDVEVITELLAYGADSSLNVTAGKDEGKTCKDLAGTRKEIIHALDNPPPLINIEEEFDLGKLSLKTDIGASTETIGMNGTAANGSEPGSPELKTPTFMKTVSFDDMIQPPHPVVTEEKLSLLWPQPQSMLQQETKPFVIRHHLPVYVSGGPAENSIQVMKIVKMRKPSFTSLGLDVSINLLSSLSDTRLPHLQCHVNNRLCPGHGLYKLTISQGQIKMLCSDYDSLHCAISTVYQLMSLYKDNEEIIIPGLLIDDWPDLHYRGVLFDASQGRVPNFETLKRMIDTLVGLKINMVQLFCRFLKTQGWQLGYSKSEIMDLVDHCSDLGIQLVPVLEVAPQVQFDELDDIYSTIEDFMTCFTDSQFVSLGPRLSSFVIDTENNVLDVTDAVKLLPLRHNQILNICGYPLHGMDSELLIHLPPDVVISEYGIQADYDFQRFCSPLSSRGKSYIMCPGTSAWNSLAGCPEAAINNIFSAVKCGDAHGALGAIVCNWSGKGHLTHLPFAWPGILVLAGLAWNSDCHQDYLYSNLGELLNRHIFKDTTNTIGHVIVELGRAETYLIRCCRGQAGGDSQKLPDEHGSTLFQFFFNPDAVPIEHLTPEALQRSVRHLKKCQQEVLKINLTCKDGEHIKKELSLTCDLMIFSARICKSLLLAGKNPMAGHAGYAVVNLGVSNLPATVKTDLANRLLELMEPYKEVWHKRYVVNVGLSESVGKLQNVFKLLVPGSDSEGLMTQQNHDDQVQHV; encoded by the exons AtgactgaaaagtcagaaatAATTCAACAACTTCACATAGCTGTAGAAAATGACAGAACAGATATTTTACGAGCTTTTATATCAACAATAGAGCAGA atGATGACCATAATCAGGTGATATCAAATGTACTGAACAATTGTTACCATGACGATGGAACATTACTTCATGTTGCTTCAAAG CTAGGTAAGATTGATGTAGTTAGGACCTTATTATCATCTGGAAGTGATCCTGGTATCCACAACTCTCATGGTAAAACAGCAGTGGACTTAGCAGCAACACATAATATTACAAAAGTCTTTAATGAAGAACTGTTACAAGCTGCAGCACAGTCTAa TGTTGGGAGAATTTGTCAGTTACTTGCAGCAGGAGTAGATGTAAATCTGTATGACAGTGAAGAAAGTAAAAGTACTCCTCTTCACTGGGCTGCATCATTTGCAAACAGGGATATCATCCAGTGTTTATGTG CAAGAGGTGCTGATGTGAATCAGATAAACAGTCAAGGTTACACTCCATTACATGATGCCATTAAGAGAGGAGATGTTGAGGTCATCACAGAGTTATTGGCATATGGTGCTGATTCATCACTTAATGTCACAGCTGG CAAAGATGAGGGGAAAACGTGCAAAGATCTAGCTGGAACTAGGAAAGAAATAATCCATGCCTTAGACAATCCTCCACCACTTATAAATATAGAAGAAGAATTTG ATTTAGGAAAGCTGTCTTTGAAAACTGACATTGGAGCTAGTACAGAAACAATAGGAATGAACGGAACAGCAGCTAATGGATCAGAGCCAGGATCTCCTGAACTTAAAACTCCTACATTTATG aAAACTGTTTCATTTGATGACATGATCCAGCCACCACATCCTGTTGTTACTGAAGAGAAACTAAGCTTGTTATGGCCACAACCACAAAGCATGCTGCAACAAGAAACAAAACCTTTTGTCATCCGTCATCATCTTCCTGTATATGTCTCAGGGGGACCAGCTGAAA ATTCCATACAAGTAATGAAGATTGTAAAGATGAGAAAACCCAGTTTTACATCATTGGGTTTAGATGTGTCAATCAACCTCCTGAGTAGTCTGAGTGATACAAGATTACCACATCTACAATGTCATGTCAATAACAGATTGTGTCCAGGACATGGGTTGTACAAACTAACCATATCTCAAGGACAG ataaaaatgtTGTGTAGTGATTACGACAGTTTACATTGTGCCATATCTACTGTGTATCAACTGATGTCATTGTATAAAGATAACGAGGAAATAATTATACCTGGACTATTG ATTGATGATTGGCCTGATCTACACTACCGAGGAGTTCTGTTTGATGCTTCACAAGGAAGGGTACCTAacttt GAAACTCTGAAGAGAATGATAGACACCTTAGTAGGACTTAAAATCAATATG GTTCAGTTGTTTTGTAGGTTTTTGAAGACACAAGGTTGGCAATTAGGATATTCCAAAAG TGAAATAATGGATTTGGTAGACCACTGTTCTGATCTGGGTATACAGTTAGTTCCTGTTTTAGAGGTGGCTCCACAGGTCCAGTTTGATGAATTAGATGATATATACTCAACCATTGAAGATTTTATGACTTGTTTTACAGATAGCCA GTTTGTGAGTTTAGGTCCACGATTGAGTAGTTTTGTGATTGATACAGAAAATAATGTGTTAGATGTGACTGACGCTGTGAAACTTTTACCTCTACGCCATAACCAAATTCTCAATATATGTGGTTATCCATTACATGGGATGGACTCTGAACTGTTAATCCACCTGCCACCAGATGTTGTCATTAGTGAATATGGTATACAG gcTGATTATGATTTCCAGAGATTTTGCTCACCATTGTCCAGTCGTGG GAAAAGTTATATAATGTGTCCAGGAACTTCAGCATGGAACAG tttagCAGGTTGTCCTGAGGCAGCTATCAACAATATTTTTAGTGCTGTGAAATGTGGGGATGCCCATGGTGCACTAGGGGCAATAGTCTGTAACTGGTCTGGTAAAGGACATTTAACACATTTACCATTTGCCTGGCCTGGCATCCTTGTACTTGCCGGATTAGCATGGAATTCTGATTGTCACCAG gATTATTTATACAGCAATCTTGGTGAGCTTTTAAATAGACACATATTTAAGGACACCACAAATACTATTGGTCATGTGATTGTAGAACTTGGTCGAGCAGAAACATACCTTATACGTTGTTGTAGAGGACAAGCAG gAGGAGATAGTCAGAAATTACCAGATGAACATGGATCAACATTATTTCAATTCTTCTTTAATCCTGATGCAGTGCCTATAGAACATTTAACACCTGAGGCCTTACAg AGAAGTGTCCGTCATTTGAAGAAATGTCAACAAGAAGTgctcaaaataaatttaacctGTAAAGACGGtgaacatataaaaaaggaacTGAGTCTTACCTGTGATCTTATGATATTTTCTGCACG aATTTGTAAATCCTTGTTACTGGCTGGTAAGAACCCTATGGCTGGACATGCAGGTTATGCTGTAGTTAATTTAGGGGTCAGTAATCTTCCAGCTACTGTCAAAACAGATCTGGCTAACAG GTTATTAGAGTTAATGGAACCCTACAAAGAAGTATGGCACAAGAGATATGTGGTGAACGTAGGTTTGTCTGAGTCAGTAGGAAAGTTACAGAATGTGTTTAAACTATTAGTACCAGGAAGTGATTCAGAAGGTCTTATGACACAGCAAAACCATGACGACCAAGTTCAACATGTGTGA